The Schizosaccharomyces pombe strain 972h- genome assembly, chromosome: I genome contains a region encoding:
- the cct5 gene encoding chaperonin-containing T-complex epsilon subunit Cct5 has product MAGLDNAVMVRDDQGNPFILVRDQEKKRRLHGIDAVKSHILATKTVANIVRTSLGPRGLDKILISPDGEITVTNDGATILDQMEVEHQIAKLLVQLSKSQDDEIGDGTTGVVVLAGALLEQAEALIDKGIHPIRIADGYEKACQVAVKHLDAISDVVDFSPENTTNLFRSAKTSLGSKVVSKAHDHFANIAVDAVLSVADLQRKDVDFELIKVDGKVGGSVDDTKLVKGVVVDKDMSHPQMPHRIENAKIAILTCPFEPPKPKTKHKLDITSVSEFEALQAYEKEKFQEMIKHVKDAGANLVICQWGFDDEANHLLLQNNLPAVRWVGGPEIELIAIATNGRIVPRFEDLSSDKLGSAGIVREVSFGTTRDKILVIEKCANSRAVTVFVRGSNKMIVDEAKRALHDALCVVRNLIRDNRVVYGGGAAEISCSLAVTKEAEKIPGIDQYSMGAFADALDTIPLALAENSGLSSIEALTAVKARHVKENKAYLGIDCLQTGSNDMRKQFVIDPLIGKKQQLLLATQLCRMVLKVNDIIVAGSKDDDYN; this is encoded by the coding sequence ATGGCCGGTCTAGATAACGCTGTTATGGTCCGTGACGATCAAGGAAATCCTTTCATTTTAGTACGTGACCaggaaaagaagagaagaTTGCATGGAATTGATGCTGTAAAAAGTCACATATTAGCTACCAAAACAGTTGCTAATATTGTGCGTACTTCTTTGGGTCCCCGTGGACTggataaaattttaatctCTCCAGATGGAGAGATTACGGTTACCAATGACGGTGCTACAATCCTCGACCAAATGGAGGTTGAACATCAAATTGCAAAGCTGTTAGTTCAGTTGTCTAAATCTCaagatgatgaaattgGGGATGGAACTACTGGTGTTGTTGTACTAGCAGGTGCATTACTGGAGCAGGCCGAGGCACTTATAGACAAAGGTATACATCCTATAAGGATTGCAGATGGTTACGAAAAGGCATGCCAGGTGGCTGTTAAACATTTAGATGCTATTTCAGATGTTGTCGACTTTAGTCCCGAAAACACTACTAATTTATTTCGTTCTGCTAAGACTAGTTTGGGTAGTAAAGTGGTTTCCAAAGCTCATGATCACTTTGCAAACATTGCTGTGGACGCGGTCCTTTCTGTTGCTGATTTGCAGAGAAAAGATGTTGATTTTGAACTCATTAAAGTAGATGGCAAGGTTGGTGGTTCAGTGGATGATACAAAGCTTGTAAAGGGTGTTGTGGTGGACAAAGACATGTCGCATCCACAAATGCCTCATCgtattgaaaatgcaaagATTGCTATTTTAACCTGCCCTTTTGAACCACCAAAGCCAAAAACTAAGCATAAGTTGGACATAACATCAGTGAGTGAATTTGAAGCCCTTCAAGCTTAtgagaaggaaaaatttCAGGAAATGATTAAGCATGTAAAGGACGCAGGAGCTAACCTTGTTATATGTCAATGGGGTTTTGATGATGAAGCAAACCATCtacttcttcaaaataatttaccGGCTGTACGTTGGGTGGGAGGTCCCGAAATCGAATTGATTGCTATTGCTACAAATGGACGAATTGTGCCCCGATTTGAGGATCTTTCGTCTGATAAGCTTGGTTCAGCCGGTATAGTGAGAGAGGTGTCGTTTGGTACGACTCGTGATAAGATTTTAGTTATAGAAAAGTGTGCCAACTCTCGAGCCGTAACCGTTTTTGTACGAGGAAGCAATAAGATGATTGTCGATGAGGCGAAACGTGCTTTGCATGATGCACTCTGTGTCGTTCGTAATCTGATACGTGACAACAGAGTAGTGTATGGTGGTGGTGCTGCTGAGATTTCTTGCTCTTTGGCTGTCACCAAAGAAGCTGAAAAGATTCCTGGTATTGATCAATATTCCATGGGTGCATTTGCAGATGCTTTGGACACGATTCCTCTTGCCCTCGCGGAGAACAGTGGCCTTTCGTCCATCGAAGCTCTTACAGCAGTTAAAGCTCGTCatgtaaaagaaaacaaggCATATCTTGGTATTGACTGTTTGCAGACCGGAAGTAATGATATGAGAAAGCAGTTTGTTATTGATCCTCTTATTGGAAAGAAACAACAACTGCTTCTTGCTACTCAGCTTTGCAGAATGGTACTCAAAGTTAACGATATTATCGTTGCCGGTTCTAAGGATGATGACTATAACTAA
- the mks1 gene encoding protein Mks1, whose translation MAKRVVSPNPMLSLETENIAKMGTLTADSLGSMWNVFTKCAENLENGRRLENISWRLWYREAMMSDANDACQIACQESSVPDLSSSCDSINSTVESDAGHVVDSNSFNRIDNVSVNAPIVNEVSLQAPMKGGSHSSIVRPQAKRSSSRLLSTDAFSQFISSFSPPEKPSMKDLALFHGNKSPSSKETIPKVSNSNSSDTSTDDQAYLNVSVSENEHADRSIKTHSSAPPLNQQKSSTSVNDAVSKAIQLVKSTSDLGSLSTNTSSTAQKNKSRKPTKSFSDAVAAASRAKELEKEKLSKVTVTPDDSTSIIRGFDPRLPVLSTKNVSHEEKSHSVQDDKSKQLLKPNPTQPYFYLRGSFDTGHSASSSICSAAVDSESVNSADFPHRTVYDPLPTHAIAESISQENVIEDDDDDDDAWVSVDEAESPHFTKRSPAPYLSKSFRNSALSLLLSQDEKLQHDVRSASSAALNLPRDTDIKATPNLSQSGNINSDNSDLSNYPYNDYRVYRMSHCSSNSNKVLASEISESLRRDLLWERRQKAAMNSAVLRRQSSQSSGANDDKEVRNRKVVEKGFANDCSVW comes from the exons ATGGCAAAAAGAGTCGTCTCCCCAAACCCAATGCTCTCGTTGGAAACTGAAAATATCGCAAAAATGGGTACCTTAACTGCGGATAGCCTGGGATCTATGTGGAATG tTTTTACCAAGTGTGCTGAGAACCTTGAAAACGGTCGTCgtttagaaaatatatCTTGGCGCCTGTGGTATCGTGAAGCTATGATGTCCGATGCTAATGATGCTTGTCAAATTGCTTGCCAGGAATCTTCCGTCCCTGATCTTTCTTCAAGTTGCGATTCCATTAATTCTACCGTTGAATCGGATGCGGGTCATGTTGTAGATTCAAACTCCTTTAACAGGATTGACAATGTTTCCGTTAATGCTCCTATTGTGAATGAAGTTAGCTTGCAAGCGCCAATGAAGGGTGGAAGTCATTCCTCTATTGTTAGGCCACAAGCCAAACGTTCCAGCTCACGTCTTTTGTCTACAGACGCATTTAGTCAGTTCATCTCTTCATTTTCACCGCCGGAAAAACCTAGTATGAAGGATTTGGCCCTGTTCCATGGAAATAAATCACCATCTTCTAAGGAAACTATACCTAAGGTTTCCAATTCAAACTCATCTGATACTTCGACTGATGATCAAGCTTATTTGAACGTTAGCGTTTCAGAAAACGAGCATGCTGATCGGTCGATTAAGACACATTCATCTGCACCTCCTTTGAATCAGCAAAAATCATCTACTAGTGTTAATGATGCAGTTTCCAAAGCCATACAACTAGTCAAGTCTACCAGCGATTTAGGTAGCCTAAGTACAAATACATCTTCAACTGCtcagaaaaataaatcaagaAAACCCACTAAGTCTTTTAGTGATGCAGTCGCTGCTGCATCTCGGGCTAAAGAGctcgaaaaagaaaaattatcaaaagtCACTGTAACCCCTGATGATTCTACAAGTATTATTCGGGGGTTTGATCCAAGGTTGCCCGTTCTATCCACGAAAAACGTTAGtcatgaagaaaaaagtcaTTCAGTGCAAGATGACAAATCAAAACAATTGTTAAAACCGAATCCTACGCAGCCTTATTTTTACCTGAGGGGTTCTTTTGATACTGGGCATTCGGCATCGTCGTCTATATGTTCAGCTGCTGTCGATAGCGAATCTGTGAACTCTGCAGACTTTCCGCATCGCACAGTTTATGACCCTCTTCCTACTCATGCGATAGCCGAAAGTATATCTCAAGAAAATGTTATTGaggatgatgatgatgatgatgatgcATGGGTATCTGTCGATGAAGCAGAGTCACCTCATTTTACAAAACGGTCGCCTGCGCCCTATCTTTCTAAGTCATTCCGGAATAGTGCACtttctttgcttttgtCTCAAGATGAAAAGCTACAACACGACGTGCGATCAGCTTCTTCAGCCGCTTTGAATTTACCGAGAGATACTGATATAAAGGCAACACCAAATTTATCCCAAAGTGGAAATATTAATTCCGACAACTCTGACTTGAGCAACTATCCTTACAATGATTATCGTGTATACAGAATGTCTCATTGTTCTTCTAATTCGAACAAAGTATTAGCCTCTGAAATATCTGAAAGTCTAAGAAGAGACCTACTTTGGGAACGGCGGCAAAAAGCAGCAATGAACAGTGCAGTTTTACGAAGACAGTCAAGTCAATCGAGTGGGGCTAACGATGATAAAGAAGTTAGAAACAGAAAAGTTGTCGAGAAAGGTTTTGCTAATGATTGCTCCGTTTGGTGA
- a CDS encoding N-acetyltransferase — protein sequence MVKTVNGEPLRHRPLQFNDIERVTEVSLLAFSDSATWKWRFKGMSSETMKALTMQLTRDAYFDPHVTCIVAYTDSNPYVGFLAFKKFPPDPNVSYRDWILKSLNKYYSNFLYWWYGAQIVQKRFHYNELQYGAALYKTGLLKNPKGFIHIHFVCVDPALQGNGVGGYLLDMAHDLADEYQIPCFLMASKMAFKMYEHLGYKTSVIANLVDEDTGELIRESPGMIREPKQPSSHET from the coding sequence ATGGTAAAGACCGTGAATGGGGAACCGCTGCGGCATCGACCCTTGCAATTCAATGACATCGAAAGGGTAACGGAAGTTAGTTTGTTGGCGTTTAGCGACAGTGCGACTTGGAAATGGAGGTTCAAAGGAATGTCTTCTGAAACGATGAAAGCATTAACCATGCAGCTGACTCGAGATGCGTATTTTGATCCACATGTAACTTGCATAGTCGCGTATACCGATTCCAACCCGTACGTTGGATTTTTGgcctttaaaaaattcccGCCTGACCCTAACGTCTCTTATAGAGACtggattttgaaaagcttaAACAAGTACTAcagcaattttttgtattggTGGTATGGTGCGCAAATTGTACAAAAACGATTCCACTATAATGAATTGCAATACGGAGCTGCTCTTTATAAAACTGGATTGCTGAAGAATCCTAAAGGATTTATCCACATCCATTTTGTTTGTGTTGATCCTGCTCTTCAAGGGAATGGTGTCGGTGGCTATCTTTTGGACATGGCTCATGACTTGGCCGATGAATATCAAATTCCATGCTTCCTTATGGCTAGTAAAATGGCCTTCAAAATGTATGAGCACTTGGGATATAAAACATCCGTTATAGCGAATTTGGTCGACGAGGATACCGGTGAACTAATTAGAGAAAGTCCCGGTATGATTCGTGAGCCCAAACAACCGTCATCTCATGAAACGTAA
- the ggt2 gene encoding gamma-glutamyltranspeptidase Ggt2 encodes MSPTDTTPLLYSWDDQSRHQDPDWHKLRNYHGAWYRRISRRRFSQFIFAFGLMTLFVLVYSISSNLHTPTQFTGHKVRGRRGAVASEVPVCSDIGVSMLADGGNAVDAAIASTFCIGVVNFFSSGIGGGGFMLIKHPNETAQSLTFREIAPGNVSKHMFDKNPMLAQVGPLSIAIPGELAGLYEAWKSHGLLDWSKLLEPNVKLAREGFPVTRAMERVLKLPEMAHLLKDPIWQPILMPNGKVLRAGDKMFRPAYAKTLEIIANKGIEPFYRGELTNSMVKFIQDNGGIVTVEDFGNYSTVFADALHTSYRGHDVYTCTLPTSGPALIEGLNILDGYPLNTPSLAFPKRLHLEVEAMKWLSAGRTQFGDPDFLPLDHLDVVSKLLSKEFASQIRNNISLSKTYPWEHYNPSYDLPISHGTTHVSTVDSNNLAVSITSTVNLLFGSQLMDPVTGVVFNDQMDDFSIPGASNAFNLSPSPWNFIEPFKRPQSSSAPTILTDINGDFEMALGASGGSRIVTAVLDSIIKRIDMDYDIESMVASARPHHQLLPDILILESGFSKSVATRMKKYGHKVWRLKQHDTPLSQIQAVTRHHSEYYGMSDPRKYGQAAAY; translated from the coding sequence ATGAGCCCTACAGACACTACCCCATTGCTGTATTCATGGGACGATCAATCAAGACATCAAGACCCCGATTGGCATAAGCTCCGTAATTATCATGGTGCGTGGTATCGGAGGATCTCAAGACGGCGGTTCAgccaatttatttttgcttttggaCTGATGACTCTGTTTGTTTTAGTGTATTCAATCAGTTCCAATTTGCATACTCCAACACAATTCACAGGTCATAAAGTTAGAGGAAGGCGAGGTGCCGTTGCCTCAGAAGTGCCTGTTTGCTCTGACATCGGTGTGAGCATGCTTGCAGACGGTGGTAATGCAGTAGATGCTGCCATAGCATCCACTTTTTGCATTGGAGTTGTTAATTTCTTCTCGAGTGGAATTGGTGGAGGTGGTTTCATGTTAATCAAACATCCCAACGAAACCGCGCAGTCCTTGACGTTTCGCGAAATAGCTCCTGGAAATGTGAGTAAACATATGTTCGATAAAAATCCGATGCTTGCTCAAGTTGGGCCCCTTTCCATTGCTATTCCTGGTGAATTAGCTGGCCTCTACGAGGCTTGGAAGAGTCATGGTCTGCTCGATTGGTCGAAATTGCTGGAACCCAATGTTAAACTTGCTAGAGAAGGATTTCCTGTGACTCGAGCAATGGAAAGAGTTTTGAAATTGCCAGAAATGGCCCATCTTCTTAAAGATCCAATTTGGCAGCCTATCCTTATGCCAAATGGGAAAGTACTTAGGGCTGGCGATAAAATGTTTCGTCCGGCATATGCTAAGACTTTGGAAATAATTGCCAATAAAGGTATTGAACCCTTTTATAGGGGTGAGTTAACTAATTCTATGGTAAAGTTTATTCAGGACAATGGTGGAATTGTTACGGTCGAAGATTTCGGAAATTATTCAACGGTTTTCGCGGATGCTCTGCATACATCCTACAGAGGCCATGATGTGTATACATGCACCCTGCCGACGAGTGGACCTGCTTTAATTGAGGGCCTCAACATTCTTGATGGTTATCCTTTAAACACACCTTCTTTAGCATTTCCTAAGCGTCTCCATTTAGAAGTTGAAGCAATGAAATGGCTTTCTGCAGGCAGAACTCAATTCGGTGATCCAGATTTTTTACCTCTTGATCATTTGGATGTTGTATCAAAATTGCTCTCTAAAGAGTTTGCGTCTCAAATTCGCAATAACATCTCCCTTAGTAAAACATACCCTTGGGAACATTACAATCCTTCTTACGATCTTCCTATAAGTCATGGTACCACCCACGTTTCCACTGTGGACAGCAACAACTTGGCAGTTTCAATAACCTCTACTGTAAATCTCCTTTTCGGCTCACAATTGATGGATCCAGTTACAGGTGTTGTCTTTAACGATCAAATGGACGATTTTTCCATACCAGGTGCTTCTAATGCATTTAACTTGTCCCCTTCTCCTTGGAACTTTATTGAGCCATTTAAGCGGCCTCAGTCTTCTTCAGCACCAACCATCCTTACCGATATAAATGGAGATTTTGAGATGGCTCTGGGTGCTAGCGGTGGTAGCCGTATTGTCACCGCTGTCCTTGACTCCATCATAAAGCGAATTGACATGGACTATGATATAGAATCGATGGTTGCCAGTGCTCGTCCTCATCATCAATTATTACCTGATATTTTAATCCTTGAATCAGGCTTCTCCAAATCAGTTGCTACTCGTATGAAAAAATACGGTCATAAAGTCTGGCGACTGAAGCAGCATGACACACCGTTGAGTCAAATTCAAGCCGTTACAAGGCATCACAGTGAGTATTACGGAATGAGTGATCCTAGGAAGTACGGTCAGGCTGCCGCTTATTAA
- the snd2 gene encoding ENV10 family protein: protein MANAAQKKLAAQNKHILTFMLAADLIVNVLFWILRFFVRSGLSKFSKFVYAFASISSGFLHYQLHRAAAPKYDARGSLLYVGQDLLQEGVTSYMVDYMYFSWILIFLAALTSVKVFAFYLLVPIFVVYKAAPLLKMLLQQLKNFKNQALNQPPQQQQQQQQQQHQQHATPSEPVLSKRQQKLRKKAAKYSRP, encoded by the exons ATGGCGAATGCAGCTCAAAAGAAACTTGCTGCGCAAAACAAGCATATCCTGACTTTTATGCTGGCCGCTGATCTGATCGTTAACGTCTTGTTTTGGATTTTACGATTCTTTGTGCGAAGTGGTTTGAGCaagttttcaaagtttGTTTATGCTTTTGCTTCTATATCCTCTGgttttttacattatcAGCTTCATCGTGCAGCTGCCCCCAAATATGATGCTCGTGGGTCTCTGCTTTACGTGGGTCAAGATTTGCTTCAAGAAGGAGTAACTTCTTACATGGTTGACTATATGTATTTTTCTTGGATTCTTATTTTCTTGGCGGCATTGACATCTGTTAaagtttttgctttttaccTTTTG GTTCCCATATTCGTGGTTTACAAGGCCGCtcctttattaaaaatgttattgcaacaattaaagaatttcaaaaatcaagCACTAAATCAGCCTCCTCAACAGCAACAGCAACagcaacaacaacaacatcAACAACATGCGACTCCCTCAGAACCAGTGTTATCAAAGCGCCAACAGAAGTTACGCAAAAAAGCTGCAAAGTACAGTCGCCcatga
- the rpn501 gene encoding 19S proteasome regulatory subunit Rpn501, whose translation MEQKPEVDYSEKFAELQKSLNNLNTIDIDANLEKLLIFEKQVRQASDTSTNTKVLIYIADLLFRAGDFQGLNEQLVSLFKKHGQLKQSMTSLVQHVMTYLPGIDDLKTKINLIETLRTITDGKIYVEVERARLTQLLSQIKEEQGDIKSAQEILCNEPVETYGSFDLKEKVAFILDQVRLFLLRSDYYMASTYTKKINVKFFEKEDVQSLKLKYYEQKIRIGLHDDAYLDVCKYYRAVYDTAVVQEDPEKWKEILENVVCFALLTPYDNEQADLLHRINADHKLNSLPLLQQLVKCFIVNELMRWPKIAEIYGSALRSNPVFAENDEKGEKRWSELRKRVIEHNIRVVANYYSRIHCSRLGVLLDMSPSETEQFLCDLIAKHHFYAKIDRPAQVISFKKSQNVQEQLNEWGSNITELLGKLEKVRQLIIKEEMMNSIQQAVAK comes from the exons ATGGAACAGAAACCGGAAGTTGATTACTCAGAGAAGTTTGCAGAGttacaaaaaagtttaaataACCTTAATACCATAGACATC GATGCGAACCTCGAGaagcttttgatttttgagAAGCAAGTTCGTCAGGCTTCTGACACCAGCACGAATACGAAAGTATTAATATACATTGCTGATTTGCTCTTTCGAGCTGGTGATTTCCAAGGCTTAAACGAACAGTTGGTTAGTCTCTTTAAAAAGCATGGCCAACTGAAACAATCGATGACAAGTTTAGTCCAACATGTAATGACCTATCTTCCTGGAATTGAcgatttaaaaacaaaaattaatttgattGAAACATTGCGTACTATTACTGATGGAAAGATATATGTGGAAGTAGAAAGGGCACGTCTTACACAACTGCTTTCCCAGATTAAAGAAGAGCAAGGTGACATCAAATCTGCCCAGGAGATCTTGTGTAATGAACCAGTAGAGACTTACGGatcttttgatttgaaggaaaaagtTGCATTCATTTTGGATCAAGTTAGATTATTCTTACTGAGGTCTGATTACTACATGGCATCTACTTACacgaagaaaataaatgttaagttttttgaaaaggaagaCGTCCAGTCTTTAAAACTTAAGTATTATGAGCAAAAAATCCGAATTGGTTTGCACGACGATGCATATCTTGatgtttgtaaatattatCGAGCAGTTTATGACACCGCCGTGGTTCAAGAGGACCCCGAGAAATGGaaagaaatattagaaaatgtCGTTTGCTTTGCCTTGCTTACTCCTTATGATAACGAGCAGGCAGATCTTCTTCACCGAATTAATGCTGACCATAAACTAAATTCTCTTCCTTTACTCCAACAATTGGTTAAGTGCTTTATTGTCAATGAACTAATGAGATGGCCCAAAATTGCCGAAATCTATGGAAGTGCTTTAAGGAGTAATCCTGTTTTTGctgaaaatgatgaaaaaggTGAGAAACGTTGGTCTGAACTTCGTAAGCGAGTCATCGAACACAATATTCGTGTAGTCGCAAACTATTATTCCCGCATTCATTGCAGTCGTCTAGGAGTGTTGTTGGATATGAGTCCTTCCGAAACAGAACAATTTCTTTGCGATCTTATTGCAAAGCATCATTTCTATGCCAAGATTGATCGCCCAGCTCAAGTCATTTCATTCAAGAAATCTCAAAATGTGCAAGAGCAATTGAATGAGTGGGGTTCCAATATTACTGAACTTCTTGgaaaattggaaaaggtAAGACAGCttattataaaagaagaaatgatgAATTCTATTCAACAGGCGGTAGCCAAATAA